Part of the Aquimarina sp. TRL1 genome, ACCTCTCTCTGAGCATTCATTACATCGTCATATTCCAGTAATCGTTTACGAACCCCAAAGTTGTTTTCTTCTACTTTCTTCTGTGCTCTTTCTATAGATTTAGAAATCATAGAATGCTGTATCATTTCTCCTTCTTTATGCCCCATTCGGTCCATCATTTTAGCAATTCTTTCCGATCCGAACAAGCGCATAAGGTTGTCTTCCAGTGAAACATAGAAAAGAGAACTTCCTGGATCTCCCTGACGACCAGAACGACCTCTAAGCTGTCTGTCTACACGTCTGGAATCATGACGCTCTGTACCGATAATGGCTAGACCACCAGCTGCTTTTACTTCATCAGATAACTTGATATCTGTTCCCCTTCCTGCCATATTGGTTGCGATGGTTACAACTCCTGGGTTACCGGCTTCAGCAACGATATCCGCTTCTTTTTTGTGTAATTTTGCATTCAGTACATTATGCGGAACTTTTCTGATGGCAAGCATTCTGCTCAGAAGTTCTGATATTTCTACAGATGTAGTACCGATAAGTACAGGACGACCTGCTCTAGACAGATTTGTAACCTCTTCTATAACGGCATTGTATTTTTCTCGTTTTGTTTTGTAGATAAGGTCTTCCTGATCTTTTCTGGCAATAGGTCGGTTCGTTGGAATTTCAACAACATCTAATTTGTAGATTTCCCACAGTTCTCCTGCTTCTGTTACAGCAGTACCAGTCATTCCTGATAACTTGTTGTACATACGGAAGTAGTTTTGCAAGGTAACTGTTGCAAATGTTTGAGTAGCATCTTCGATTTTTACATTTTCTTTTGCTTCAATTGCCTGGTGTAGTCCATCACTATAGCGACGACCATCCATGATACGTCCTGTTTGTTCATCTACAATTTTCACTTTGTTGTCCATTACAACATATTCCACATCTTTTTCAAATAATGAATATGCTTTAAGTAGTTGACGTAAAGTGTGAATACGTTCACTTTTTACACTGTAATCTCTAAATAGCTCTTCTTTTTTCTCGGCTTCTTCCTCTTTAGAGAGTTCCAGATTTTCGATTTTGGCAATTTCCATTCCTATCTGCGGTAGAACAAAGAAGTCAGGATCTTCTTTTCCGGATAAGAATTCAATTCCTTTATCAGTAAGGTCTATTTGATTGTTTTTTTCTTCGATAACATAATACAGGTCTGCATCAATTTGGTGCATTTCCCTGTTGTTATCCTGCATGTAGAAATTCTCAGTTTTTTGAAGCAATTGCTTAATTCCTTCTTCACTTAAGAATTTAATTAATGCTTTATTTTTAGGAATACCCCTGTAGACTTGAAGTAACTTAAATCCTCCGTCTTTTGTGTTTCCTTCTTTGATTAATTTTTTAGCTTCGGCAAAGACCCCTGTAAGGAACTTCTGTTGAACAGAAACTATTTTTTCAATTTTTGGTTTTAATTCATCGAATTCATGTATGTCTCCCTTTGGAATAGGACCAGAAATGATAAGTGGTGTTCTGGCATCGTCAATCAATACAGAATCTACTTCATCTATGATCGCATAGTTATGAGGTCTCTGAACTAAGTCTTCTGGAGAGTGAGACATATTGTCTCTTAAGTAATCAAAACCAAATTCATTGTTTGTACCATATGTAATATCTGCATTGTAGGCAGCTCTTCGTTCAGGGGAATTAGGTCGGTGATTATCGATACAGTCAACGGTTAATCCGTGAAACTGAAACAACGGTGCCATCCACTCGCTATCACGACGCGCAAGATAATCATTAACAGTAACCAGGTGTACGCCATTTCCACTTAATGCGTTTAGGTAAACAGGAAGTGTTGCAACTAAAGTTTTTCCTTCTCCGGTTTGCATCTCTGCAATTTTTCCTTCATGCATGGCGATTCCTCCGATGAGCTGTACATCATAATGAATCATATCCCAGGAAACTTCTTTTCCTGCGGCATTCCAGCTTGTTGCCCAAATCGCTTTTTCTCCGTCTAGTGTTACGTATTCTTTAGAGCCAGATAATTCACGATCATATGCAGATGCCTGTACAGTGATATTGTCATTTTTAGCGAAGCGCTTGGCGGTTTCTTTGACTAAGGCATAAGCTTCAGGAAGGATTTCAGAAAGTGTTTTTTCTACAATTTCGTAGGCTTCCTCTTTTAATTTATCGATTTCTGCATAGATATCTTCTTTCTTATCGATATCCTCTGTAGTGTTTGCTTCATTAGTAAGCGTTTCGATTTTATTTTTAACTTCGGACTGAGCCTCTTTTATTATGTTTTGAAAAGAAACAGTTTTTGCACGCAATTCATCATTAGATAAACCTTCCAGTGTCTTTTCAGCTTTTTTTATTAATTCAACTTTGGGTTGAATTTCTTTTATGTCTTTTTTGGATTTATCTCCAACAAATACTTTTAATACAGAATCTAAAATTCCCATAATTATGGTCGTGTGTTTTATCTAGTTCTTATACGTCTAACTAATAAAAATTATTGTGGCTACCCGAATTATTGTATAGTGCTATATAATAAGGGGGTAATCACCGTATAATTCCTAAGATTATCAAGTGTTATACAAAGCTTTGTATAAAACCGTGTCAAGGTCAGTATACAAGGCGTAATTTACGCAAAAAAAAAGCCTCTTTCGAGACTTTTAGCGCTATTTTCTATGTTTTAATATTCATCCTCGTTCCAAAGATAATCTTCGTCTGTAGGATAGTCGGGCCATATTTCTTCTATAGAATCATATGAGTCTCCTTCATCTTCTATTGATTGTAGGTTTTCTACAACTTCCAGAGGTGCTCCAGTACGAATTGCGTAATCTATCAATTCATCTTTTGTAGCCGGCCAAGGTGCATCACTTAAGTAAGATGCTAGTTCTAAAGTCCAATACATACGTTTACTGGTTTAATTTTTTGCAAAAATAAATTTTTAGTTCAAAAAGTCAAGTAAAAAATTAATTATTTAAACAATAATATCTAAGAACGTGATTTTTTGTTGTTTTTTAATACTCAGGTTTTTAGGCTTATGAATTCTTTGTAGGAATCCATTGTATTTCGTCAGCCTTTAAATCGTATGACAACTTTCGTGCCAGTACGAATAGGTAGTCAGATAGTCTGTTTAAGTACTTCAAAGAAGCTTCTTCAAATGGTTCTAATTCATATAAGGCAGCTGCTAAACGCTCAGCCCGCCTGCATACACAGCGTGCAATATGACAGAATGACACAGTTTGATGTCCTCCGGGTAATACGAAATGTGTCATTGGTGGCAAGGCGGTATTCATTTCATCGATTTGTTCCTCAAGAAAGCTAATGTCTTCTGTAGAAATAGTAGGAATGTTTAGACGTTTTTCTCCGTTTTTTAATACTGCTTTTTCAGGATCAGTTGCTAATACAGCCCCAAGGGTGAAAAGATGATCTTGTATAGCGATCAAGTGCTTTTTTGTAGTCTCGTCAATGTCTTGATCCCGAATAAGACCAATATGAGAGTTTAGCTCATCGACAGTTCCATAGCTGTCAATACGAATGTGATGCTTAGGAACTCTGGTTCCACCGAATAAAGCGGTTGTCCCTTTGTCCCCGGTTTTTGTGTATATTTTCATTTCTGATTAAA contains:
- the secA gene encoding preprotein translocase subunit SecA; protein product: MGILDSVLKVFVGDKSKKDIKEIQPKVELIKKAEKTLEGLSNDELRAKTVSFQNIIKEAQSEVKNKIETLTNEANTTEDIDKKEDIYAEIDKLKEEAYEIVEKTLSEILPEAYALVKETAKRFAKNDNITVQASAYDRELSGSKEYVTLDGEKAIWATSWNAAGKEVSWDMIHYDVQLIGGIAMHEGKIAEMQTGEGKTLVATLPVYLNALSGNGVHLVTVNDYLARRDSEWMAPLFQFHGLTVDCIDNHRPNSPERRAAYNADITYGTNNEFGFDYLRDNMSHSPEDLVQRPHNYAIIDEVDSVLIDDARTPLIISGPIPKGDIHEFDELKPKIEKIVSVQQKFLTGVFAEAKKLIKEGNTKDGGFKLLQVYRGIPKNKALIKFLSEEGIKQLLQKTENFYMQDNNREMHQIDADLYYVIEEKNNQIDLTDKGIEFLSGKEDPDFFVLPQIGMEIAKIENLELSKEEEAEKKEELFRDYSVKSERIHTLRQLLKAYSLFEKDVEYVVMDNKVKIVDEQTGRIMDGRRYSDGLHQAIEAKENVKIEDATQTFATVTLQNYFRMYNKLSGMTGTAVTEAGELWEIYKLDVVEIPTNRPIARKDQEDLIYKTKREKYNAVIEEVTNLSRAGRPVLIGTTSVEISELLSRMLAIRKVPHNVLNAKLHKKEADIVAEAGNPGVVTIATNMAGRGTDIKLSDEVKAAGGLAIIGTERHDSRRVDRQLRGRSGRQGDPGSSLFYVSLEDNLMRLFGSERIAKMMDRMGHKEGEMIQHSMISKSIERAQKKVEENNFGVRKRLLEYDDVMNAQREVVYKRRYHALFGERLRVDIANMIYDTAEVITETNKGAQDFKNFEFELIRYFSMSSPVGAEEFEKMDSKKIAGEVYKNAYQHYQDKMKRNAETAFPVIKQVYEDPSNNYERILVPFTDGVKSLNVATNLEKAYESEGKQLITDFEKNISLAIIDDAWKTHLRKMDELKQSVQLAVHEQKDPLLIYKFEAFELFKSMIENVNKDVISFLFKGELPTGNTEDISEARQVKKRENLETSKEEIPNMDERAAMNRAAGQTQSQPQQVTETITREHPKIGRNDKVTIKHVMSGENKTVKYKQAIPLIQKGEWVLIEE
- a CDS encoding DUF2795 domain-containing protein; this encodes MYWTLELASYLSDAPWPATKDELIDYAIRTGAPLEVVENLQSIEDEGDSYDSIEEIWPDYPTDEDYLWNEDEY
- a CDS encoding cob(I)yrinic acid a,c-diamide adenosyltransferase, with the protein product MKIYTKTGDKGTTALFGGTRVPKHHIRIDSYGTVDELNSHIGLIRDQDIDETTKKHLIAIQDHLFTLGAVLATDPEKAVLKNGEKRLNIPTISTEDISFLEEQIDEMNTALPPMTHFVLPGGHQTVSFCHIARCVCRRAERLAAALYELEPFEEASLKYLNRLSDYLFVLARKLSYDLKADEIQWIPTKNS